One Chondrinema litorale genomic window, AACTCAATCAATTTATGAAATACAACCGAGAGGTTTTAGTAAATAGAATGCTAAGCGATACAATCTTTACTTTCTCGGAAAACGAATTACAGAGTAAGTACTTTATAGATTATGGTGATAAAACATTGCCTAAAGATATTTTAGACCCAGATAAATTGCAGAAGTATAAAGAGAAAATAGGTAATTATGCCATTGTGAGCGAAGTAATAGAAACAGATAAGCATCTAATTTTATATTCTCTTTATGAGAAAAGTCCAGTTATTTCGCTTTACAATAAAACAGATTTGTCTGTTAAAAACTGCGCGATTGGTGAATTGCCACCATTCAAAAATGACATAGACAGTGTGCCCATTTCACCTTTTGTAGCAACAACAAATGCGAATCATCTGGTTTCTGTAATTTATCCGAGTGATGTGATAGATGCTGCAAAAATCTCTACTTCTAGCCAGCTCCAAAACTTTGCAAGTACACTTACAGAAAATAGGAATCCAATACTTGCCATTGCTATTCCGAAATAAGTATTTCTATCGATAGGCATTTACTTAGGTAAAAAAAACGTAGAGTGCTATATAACTGCACTCAGTATTCTTATACTTGTATCATATAAACTTATCTGATTCAGTCAGTATTAATTTCTTACCAATAGTATCTAATCAAGAGAGATGTATATTCAGAATATCATCATTTATAAGAGCTCGAGCTAGTATATATATATTTTTTTTTAAATCATTTAAATTTTTCAATTATGAGAAAGAGAATTTTTATTTATTTTTCAATCGCATTAGGTATTACATTTAGTGGGTTAGGCTTTTCATCTAACACAATATCATCATCAGACAATGAATACTTATCTTTAACTTCTTTGGCAATTATTTCTGAAGCTGCTGCTTGTGGAGAAGATGATGGTGGGGTGATTTGTGAATTTGATCCAGATGATACGTGTAAAGTAGATTGTGCTAGTTTTATTGATATGGATGAGTTTGTTGAATATTAAAAAATGTACTTAACTAAGAATAAGCTGTCTGTTTATTGGTCTCAGAAATGGATTCAAAACCCTGTACTTTCAGTGCAGAGTGGTTTATTTTAATTTCAAAATAATCAACAATCCATACAGCTTTTAAATCAAATCTCCCAATACCTATAATTTTTAAAATTGAAGTATTGGGAGTTACAGTCTGTTATTTAAATACAATACATTGTAGACATTTTATCGGGATTATACTTATTTTAAAGAGATTATATGTTTGAAATTTTTTTATAAAAAATTACACTGAACAAGAAAGTGACTCTTTGTAAATATTTTAATACTCACAGATATTTAAAAAAAATGAAACTAAAGATTTATTTCTTACTTCAATAGGCTTCAACTTATTATTAATTTTCTTGTCTTGAACGTATTTGTGTCTATTTAAAAGTTTGTTTTAGTAATAAAACATCAAATAGCAATTGAGTTTAAAGATTAACATTAGAAATGTGGATGGAATACTAGAAATAGTATTTACGAAATAATCAAGGGACAAATATCTAAATCTATAGGGAAGCAGAAATTTCAAACCCATAATACAAAATAGTTATTGAGTTTTAATACTATTATAAATGATAATTAATCATTTATTGTAAATCTGATAAATAGAAAATTTTACTTTATAAGATAGCCTTAAATAAAAACTACAAAAAAAGGTAGAGTGCTATATAACTGCACTCAGTATTCTTATACTTGCATCATATAAACTTATCTGATTCAGTCAGTATTAATTTCTTACCAATAGTATCTAATCAAGAGAGATGTATATTCAGAATATCATCATTTATCAGAGCTCGAGCTAGTATATATATATTTTTTTTAAATCATTTAAATTTTTCAATTATGAGAAAGAGAATTTTCATTTATTTTTCAATCGCATTAGGTATTACATTTAGTGGGTTAGGCTTTTCATCTAATACAGATATATCATCATCAGACAATGAATACTTATCTTTAACTTCTTTGGCAATTATTTCTGAAGCTGCGGCTTGTGGTTCTGGTGGTGAAGATGATAGTGATGATCCATGTGAATATGATGAGTCAGATACATGTACAACAGATTGTGGTTCTTTTTGGAATTATGATGAAAAAGACTGATTTAAAAATAGTATAAGCTTGTCTGTTTATTTTAATTTCAAAATAATCAACAATTCATACAGCTTTTAAATCAAATCTCCCAATACCTATGATTTATAAAATTGAAGTATTGGGAGTTATAGTCTGTTATTTAGATAAAATACATTGTAGACATTTTATCGAGATTACATGTTTGAAATTTTTTTATAAAAAATTACACTGAACAAGAAAGTGACTCTTTGTAAATATTTTAATACTCACAGATATTTAAAAAAAATGAAACTAAAGATTTATTTCTTACTTCAATAGGCTTCAACTTATTATTAATTTTCTTGTCTTGAACGTATTTGTGTCTATTTAAAAGTTTGTTTTAGTAATAAAACATCAAATAGCAATTGAGTTTAAAGATTAACATTAGAAATGTGGATGGAATACTAGAAATAGTATTTACGAAATAATCAAGGGACAAATATCTAAATCTATAGGGAAGCAGAAATTTCAAACCCATAATACAAAATAGTTATTGAGTTTTAATACTATTATAAATGATAATTAATCATTTATTGTAAATCTGATAAATAGAAAATTTTACTTTATAAGATAGCCTTAAATAAAAACTACAAAAAAAGGTAGAGTGCTATATAACTGCACTCAGTATTCTTATACTTGCATCATATAAACTTATCTGATTCAGTCAGTATTAATTTCTTACCAATAGTATCTAATCAAGAGAGATGTATATTCAGAATATCATCATTTATCAGAGCTCGAGCTAGTATATATATATTTTTTTTAAATCATTTAAATTTTTCAATTATGAGAAAGAGAATTTTCATTTATTTTTCAATCGCATTAGGTATTACATTTAGTGGGTTAGGCTTTTCATCTAATACAGATATATCATCATCAGACAATGAATACTTATCTTTAACTTCTTTGGCAATTATTTCTGAAGCTGCGGCTTGTGGTTCTGGTGGTGAAGATGATAGTGATGATCCATGTGAATATGATGAGTCAGATACATGTACAACAGATTGTGGTTCTTTTTGGAATTATGATGAAAAAGACTGATTTAAAAATAGTATAAGCTTGTCTGTTTATTTTAATTTCAAAATAATCAACAATTCATACAGCTTTTAAATCAAATCTCCCAATACCTATGATTTATAAAATTGAAGTATTGGGAGTTATAGCTTGTTAATTAAATATGGAACAGTAGGTAATTTATAGGTGGGAATAGAATGTAATAGCAAATTTAACAACGTATACACTAAAAGAAGAAATACCTAATCTAATAGAGTAATAATATATTTCATATAATTGGTTGCCCAATTTATTGTAACTTTTACTAAGTGGAGATAATAAGTTTAATCTAAAGTAAAAGGATGTCCATTTGTTTTTAAACACATATTTATATTCGATAAACAGCAAGTCTAATTTATTAAAAACTTTAGTATTAAATTCTTTCTTTGAAAAGGAAACATACAAGCACTTATTTCATAATATTTATATCAATAGCTTAAAGATTACTTTTTGCATAATTAGAATCTAAAATAATTTTAAATTATCAAATTTTATGAAGAATAGATTTTTTATAAAGGAAATGAAAATATATACCATATTAGTTGGAATTATATCCATATTATTAAATTCTTGTAGTCAAGACACAAAAATTGAATCTGATGAGTCATATTTTAGTGAATTTAATAATATTGATACATTAAAATTTAAAGTTTTATTTAAACCTCATGATTTTATACCAAGAGATATTCATCCTCATGATTCTTTATTAATTATAAAATCTGATATCCGTGGTCAAAAATTTTGGTTTCAAATTTATTCATTGAAACAAGAGAAAGTTATAAAAAGTATATTGCCATATGGTAGAGGGCCTGGAGAGGCGTTAGGCATTTCATCTTCAGGTATAATAAATAATACTTTCTGGGCATATGACATTACAAAAAGAGAAATTCTTACATGTAATTTAGATAGTTTATTGGAATCACAAAACGCAAGCTTTACCACTATTGATGCAGAAATATCAAGTTATCAAATAGATTATTATGATACATCTAAAGTTGTTGTTTCTCTTGTAGATGAAGAAACAAAGTATAAGATGTCAATTATTGATTTGGAGAAAAATAGGAATGTTGAAAAAATTGGATTATTTGATAATATACCTAATACTGAAACGATAACCGGGTATAAAGATGCACATTTATTTTACATTAATGTTAAACCTAATAAATCTGGAAATCTTGCTATTTTATATCGCTATATGGATTTAATAGAAATTTACAACAATGGTAAATTACAGCATAAGTTACATGGACCTGATCAATATAAAGTTGACTATGAATTAGGTAAACGAGGTAATACATCATATATGAAAAAGACTGATAAAACTAAGAAAGCTTTTGTCTCTTCAGTAGCGACAAATCAATTTATTTATGGTTTGTATTCTGGTAATTTAAAAAAAAGTAAATTATGGTCTTATGGTAAATACATCTTTAGATATACATGGGACGGAAAACCGGATAAAAGTTTTTTTTCTGAATCAGCAATAGCAACTATAGGTATTGATAAGAAAAAATTATATGCTTATTTACCTGAAGAAGGAGTTTTATCATATATAAACTTAGACAATAAATGAAAAAATTATATTCTAAATTTATTCTTGTTATACTTATTATAAGTGTGATTATATCATGTACGAATGAGAGAAATAACTTAAAATTTCAAAAAGTAGAAGAACATGGTTTAAGTCTTCTAGGAAGAATGATTACTTTTCCAGAAAGCCTTAAAAGACTCACTAGAATGAATGGTGAAGAAGGTAAAGCTATTCCAGAAGAAGCGTCAAACAAATCAAAAAAAATTGTTAGTATTATTGATTCATCTTGTAGTTCTTGTGTACTAGAGTTAGAAAAATGGTCTAAGTATGTTAAAGATAAACAGACAATTTCATTTATTTTTATCATTATATCAGATGATAATTTCGAGTTATTCAAATACTTTTATTTGGATACTGATTTTGAAGTTCCTCAAAATATTCCAGTTTATTTAGATTATGATAAAAACTTCTTATCACAAAATAAACTTGAATATGAATATTGTAACACATTTATGTTAGATGAATTTAATAATGTTATATTATTAGGCAGTCCGACTTCGAATAGTGAAATAAATCAACTGTATAATAAAATGATAATTAAAAATGTCAACTTTTAAAGTTTTAAAATTCAGTTTATATCTAATTCTATTTGTTGCGATAATTATTTCTTGTAAAATTTTTGTGACTCAGCTTTTTTTTATTCCAAGTGACTCTATGAAATCATCATTGCAAAAAGGAGATATTATATTAGTTAATAAAATTAGTTATGGAGCTCGCTTGCCAAAATCTATATTAGAAATTCCAGTAATAAATATTATCTCTTTTATTTTTTTTAATGAAGAACAACTAAAAAATGCTAGTGATGTAGGTTGGTGGAAATACTATCGAATGCCTGGGTTTTCTATAGTGAAAAGAAATGAGATTATTGTTTTTAATATGCCTAACAATGAGAGCAAATTTGTTGTAAAACGAGCTGTAGGTCTTCCTAAAGATACATTAAAAATAGTTGATTCAAATGTTTTCATTAATAATACATTGATTAATGAAGCTTTGAGTGTCAGAAAAGTTTATTCAATTAATTACAATAATCTATTTGAAATAAATCAGCTATTAGATTCACTATCTATATCTCCTATTTTCAATTCCACTGAACTTAATCAAATAATTTCTGTAGCATTAAATCAAAATCAAAAGTTAACTCTACTGAAAAACAAATCAATTGATTCTCTTACTACTGAAATTGAAAAGGTTGATACTTTAAATAATAAATTTTATCCCAACAATGTAAATTTTGCATGGTCTGCCAATAATTTTGGTCCTATAATAATTCCGTCTAAAGGAATGCATATTGAGTTAAATAAAGAAAATTATATTCTATATGAGAAAGTAATTAATAAGATAGAAAAGGCACATATAGAGGAATTAGAGAATAAGTATTATCAAAATGGCAAAGAAGTAAATTCGTATTCATTTAAATACGATTATTATTTTATGATGGGTGATAATCGATCTTTTTCTGAGGATTCTAGATTTTGGGGCTTTGTACAAAAAAAAAATATTGTTGGTAAAGTTGAATTTATATTATTTTCAAAAGATCAGAAAGGAATAAAATGGGAACGTATGTTTAGTGAAGTGATATAAAAGGCATAAACAAAACTAAAAGTTTAGTTATAATTTTAAGCAATGCTTATGAAAATACTATTTTTTTAGTATAATTGAGAATAAAATTCATTTGTTTGAATACTGACAAGATAAACTTACTAATGAAACTATACTTTCAACCACTAACAGTTTTTCTGTTCATCTCTTGTTGGCTGGCAGCGTGTTCGGCTAAAAAGTCCCCCACAGAAGAAGATGTGAATAAAAGAGTCTATCTAGAAGAGAAAAATCCGGTATCGGTATTGGTTTTAGATAAGGGTACTTTTTCTAAGCAATTGGTGAGTAATGGTAAATTGCACGCTTTAAAAAAGAGTGAGTTGTCATTTTCGTCGGATGGAGTTGTGAGTACCTTGCCATATAAAAATGGTAGCTCTGTGCAAAAGGGGAGTATTATTGCTCAGTTGCAACAACAAGAACAAAAGTTATCTTTAGCAGAAGCAAAAATTGCCATAGAAAAAGCCAGATTAGAGCTTGAAGATTTTTTAATTGGTCAAGGTTACGATTTAAAAGACTCGACCAATATACCTGATCAATTGTTTGAAACTTCTAAAATCCGTACAGGTTACACAGAAGCTCAACAACAACTTTCTAAAGCAGAGCAAGATTTTAACAATACTGTTTTAATTGCTCCTTTTTCTGGTAAAATTGCCAGTTTAAGCAACAAACTTTACGAACATCCCACTGGTGAAGCGCCTTTCTGTATTTTAATAGATGATTCCAGTTTTGAAGTTGAATTTCAGGTAACAGAATCTGAGTTTCATGAATTAACTGTGGGATTAGGTATCACTGTAGTTCCATTTGCCAGCAACGAAAAGTTTGAAGGAACGATTACAGCAATTAATCCACTGGTAGACGAACACGGGTTAATTACGATACAAGCCACCGTAAAAAATACGGGTGGATTGCTAGAAGGTATGAATGTAAAGGTGTTGATTGAGCAAGAAGTTTCAGATCAGTATGTGGTGCCAAAAGCAGCTGTGGTGATCAGGCAAAACCAAGATGTTTTATTTAAAGTGGTAGATGGTAAAGCGTATTGGACTTATCTTCAAATTTTGTATGAAAACAGTGATTCTTATGCCGTAGTCGCGCATCCAGATAAACAAGCCAGCCTAGAAGTCGGTGACACTGTCATCATCTCAGGCAACTTGAATCTAGCCCACGAATCGGAAGTAGCAGTGCAGTAAGTTTCAGTGAACAGTGATCAGTTAACAGTAGACAGGTATCAGTTAACATAAAGCAATAAATAGTTAGCAGTTGACAGTGATCAATGAGCAGATATAAAATAATACAGCAATAAAAAGAAAACTCAAATAATTAACTGTTTTTAGTTACATAATTCTTTAATTTGTTGACTGCATTTTGCTAACTGTATTCTGAAAACTGTAAAAAGATGATTCCAAATAGTATTGCATATAAAAAGGCATTTGATTTGGCAGTGGAAATTGTAAAAGTATATAAGAATTTAACAGAAGATAGAAAGGAGTTTGTAATGAGTAAACAACTTTTAAAAGCAGGAACATCTATAGGTGCAAATTTGGCAGAAGCAAATGGAGCAATTTCTCAAGCAGATTTTTCAGCTAAAATATCTATTTCCTATAAAGAAAGCTTAGAAACAAAATACTGGTTAGACTTACTAAACACAACCCATTTTTTAGAACAAACACTATATGACAAGCTTTATCAAAAAGCAGATGAACTTTCAAAAATATTATTTAGCATCTTAAAGAAAACGAGAATAAAACAATGAGTCAACTAGCAGTGAACAGTCTACATTTAACTGTGAAGGAGATATCAGACTACAGTGGACAGTTTTCATATTTGTTTAACCTGATTACTGTTAACTGATCACTGAAAAACTGTAATGGTAAAATTCCTACTATATCGCCCGATTGCTTTAACGATGAGTTACATTGCTGTGCTGATGCTTGGTGTGGTAGCTATGCTCAATCTGCCGGTTTCTTTGATTCCTGAGATGGACATTCCTGTAATTACCGTGCAGGTAAATGCAGAGAACCTTTCTGCTAGAGAATTGGAATCAACAGCGATAAAACCACTCAGAAATAGCCTGATGCAAATTGCTCATTTGGTAGATATTCAAAGTAACACCAGAGATGGCTTGGGAGTTATCCAGTTGCAGATGGAATATGGTACTGATATCGACTATGCATTTATCGATGTAAATGAAAAGATCGATCAGGCAATGAACGATTTTCCGAGAGAGATTGACCACCCCAAAGCCTTAAAGGCCAGTGCTTCTGATGTACCTGTTTTCTACCTCAATCTAGCTTTAAAAAATACAGGCACACCTTTTAAAACTACCAGTGAGTTTTATCCTGTTCCGCAAAGATTTGTGGAGCTCAGTGGTTTTGCTGATAACGTGATCAAGAAAAGACTGGAACAGCAAGCCTCTGTGGCAATGGTAGATATGAGCGGTTTGGTGACTCAAGAATTACTCATTATTCCCAATTTAAACAAACTCAATGCGCTGGGTATCACTTTAACTCAATTCGAAGAGCAAATTAAAAGTATGGAGTTGGAGCTGAGTAATCTCACAGTAAAAAATGCGCAGTATCAATATAATATCCGCTTTGCTAACTCTTTGCAAAACAAGACTGATATTGAAAACATCCATCTAAAAATAGATGATCACCTTTTGCAACTCAAAGATGTAGCAGAGGTAATGGCACATCCGGAAAGCATGAATGGCATGGTCACATCCAGAGAACAAAACATTGTGACACTGGCCATTATCAAACAATCTGATGCCAAGATGGAAGATCTAAAAGAAGGACTACATGAGCTAGTTAATCACTTTGAGCAAGACTATCCAGATATTTTGTTTTCTATCAATAGAGACCAAACGGCTTTGCTAGATTATTCCATTTCTAATGTGGAACAAAGCCTTTTCTGGGGTGCTTTTTTTGCTTTTATTGTGATGTTTTTCTTCTTGAAAGACTTAAAATCGCCTTTACTCATTGGCATTACCATTCCAACTTCTTTGGTGGTTTCTTTGCTATTTTTTAATCTGGCAGGCTTGTCTATAAACATCATTTCTTTGTCTGGTTTGGTACTCGGTATCGGGATGATGATCGATAATTCCATTATTGTAATTGACAACATTACCCAACATTATGAGCGCAGCAAAGATTTAGTAAGTGCTTGTATAAATGGTACCAATGAGGTAATTAGACCGATGTTGAGCTCAGTACTTACTACTTGTGCGGTGTTTATTCCATTGATTTTTATTAGTGGAATTGCAGGTGCGATGTTTTATGAGCAAGCCCTTTCTGTCACTATTGGTTTGTTTGTTTCGCTTATTGTATCCATCACACTACTGCCTGTTTATTTTAAATTATTCTATGAACGAAAATCTAAAAAAGACAATCTATTAACAGCTATCAGTAAAATCACCTTGTTTAACTATGCAGATGTGTATGAAAAAGGATTGAGGTTTACTTTAAGAAATCAACTGGTAGTTTGGGTGCTGTTTCTAAGCATGTTAGGCTTATCGGTACTTTTATTTGTTACAGTAAAAAAAGAAAATTTGCCAGAAATCGCTCAAACTGAAACGATTTTAAAGATAGATTGGAATGAGCCTGTACACATTGAAGAAAACAAAAAAAGAATATATACAATATTGAGCCAAGTGCAGCAGCTTTATATTGATGAAGTTTCGCAAATTGGTACCCAACAGTTTTTGTTAAATAGCGAAGCAGCAGCCAGTGCTTCAGAATCACAAGTGTATATTAAAGCCAATAATACAGAAGATTTAGCCAGGCTTACTTCAGACTTAACACAAAGCATCAATCAAAATTACCCAGACGCAACTTTTGAGTTTTTAGCCTCCGAAAACATCTTTACCCTTATTTTCTCTGGGGATTCTTATCCACTGACAGCTAAATTGAGACCTGTTGATATCACGCCCAATACCAATGAGAATTTACAGGCACTGCTTTTAAAGTTGCATCCAGTAATTAAAGAGAATTATGTGCAAAGCACCGCTTGGCAAGAGTATGTTCAAATCAATGTAGATCCGCTTAAGTTGATGCTTTACGACATTTCACTGCAAACTTTATATACCAAATTAAAAAGTGCTTTTGGTGAACATGAAATTATAACCATTAACGAAGGGCAACATTTTATTCCGGTGGTATTTGGTGGCAGGCCTAAATCATACAAAGAAGTGATTGCTTCACTTGAAATTACCAACGAAGATAACAAAGTGATTCCGGTAAGTTCGCTACTCAGAGAATCTAGAAGTCTGGATTTGAAGGATGTAAGTGCTGGAAAAGAAGGAGAATATTTTCCTTTAAACCTGCAATTACCAGTTGAAGCAGGTGAGCTAATGATGGATGAAATTCGCAAGGTGGTGAGCCACGATAAAAACTTTGAAGTCTCTTTTGAAGGGGAGATTTTTTCTAATCAGGAGCTAGTAAAAGAATTTGCCACGATTATGCTTATTTCTGTGTTGTTGCTCTATTTTATTTTGGCATCCCAATTTGAGTCTTTAACGCTTCCATTTATTGTTTTACTAGAAATTCCGATCGATATTTTTGGTGTATTGCTGGTTTTAAGTGTTTTTGGAGAGTCTTTAAATTTGATGTCTCTCATTGGTATTATTGTGATGTCTGGTATCATTATCAATGATTCAATTTTAAAAATCGATACTATTAATCAACTAAGAAAAGAAGGATATCCTTTGATGAAAGCACTTGTAGTTGCCGGACAAAGAAGGCTAAAACCAATTCTGATGACTAGTTTAACAACCGTTTTGGCATTGGTTCCCTTTCTTTTTACAAGTGGTTTGGGAGCAGATTTGCAAAGACCTATGGCCATTGCCATTATTGGCGGCATGACGATTGGTACCATAGTGAGTCTTTATTTTATCCCCTTATTTTATTTCTATCTGAACAGAAAAGGAACTAACTCAAATGCAGCAGTTTAACTTTCAACATAGCATCTTTAAACCATCAAGGTTGATAGCCATCTTCCTGTTAAGTGTTCAATTTGCCTTTGCCCAACAAACTGATCAAATGAGTATTGAGGAGGTAATTGATAGGGCTACCACTACTTCACTATTGGCATTAAAATCTACTAATATTTATCTGGCTGGTTATTGGCAATATAATTCATACAAGGCTTCCTTGCTACCTCAAGTCAACCTAAAGCTTACTCCAGTTGATTATAATCGTTCTTTTTCTCAGCAATGGAATAGTAATGAAGAAGCATTTGCTTATTACGAAACACAAACACTGAACAATTATTCCACTGTTTCCATCGATCAAAATTTGGCTTTTTCTGGTGGTACACTTTCTCTGCAAAGTAGTTTAGATCATTTAGAAAACTTGACAGACGATCAATATTCGGCTTTTAATGCAAGTCCAGTGCAACTGGCTTACACACAGCCAATTTTGGGCTTTAATGATTTCAAGTGGAAAAAAAAGTTGAGTCCGTTAGCTTACGAATTGGCAAAAAGAGAGTATCTGGAAGTAATGCAGCAAGCAAGACTTTTTGCGATTAATTACTATTTTGATTTGCTCATAGCACAAGTCAGTTTAGAAATTGCAAAAAGCAATCAGGCAACATCAGATACTTTATATCATATTGGTTTAAAGCGTTTTGAAATAGCTTCCATCACTAAAGAAGATTTACTCAATTTAGAACTCAATAAGTATTCGGCTTCTATCGAGGTAGCAAGAACAGGCAAAGAAGTAAAAGTGGCTCAATATAACCTTACTTCATTCTTAGGCATGAGTAAAGATGCGCTCATTACACCAATGATTCCTGAAAATAACTTCGTGAAAAATATCCCTTTAGAAAAAGCTATTGAAAACGGGATGAGGTATAATCCTGAGCCATTGCGCTTAGAAGAAAGTATGTTAGAAGCAGAAAAAAATCTAGATCAGATAAATAAAGACACTCGCTTTAATGCCAATGTAGTTGCGCAGTTCGGTTTAAATAATAGTGATAAAACGCTTAGGCAGACTTATAATAATTTAACCAACCGGCAGGCTGTGGCAGTTGGTATTCAAATACCATTAGTAGACTGGGGGCAAGGAAAAGGAGAGAGAATGTTGGCATTAAAACAAATGGAAGTAGCTCAAATTGAAATGGAACAAAGTAAAATGGATTTTGAGCAAGAGATTGTCTTGAACGTAATCGATTATAATTTGCAACATCAACTTGTTGAGAATGCTTTGCGTGCCGCTGAAATTTCTGAGGAGGCTTATCAACTTACCAAAAAGCGCTTTATACTGGGCAATGTAGATGTGCTTAAACTTAATGCTTCTGCTGAAGCGAGGCAGCAAGAAAAAGAGTCTTATATTGATGCTTTGTATAACCTTTGGCGCGTGTATTATGAGATTCAGGAGCTCACGCTATTTGATTATGGAAAAGATACACCACTTTCGGCTGATTTTGATAGTATGATAAAATGAAGCAGCAAAAAACTACCATATCGGCATTTTCAGTACTCATCATCTTCTCGATGCTCTGTATAATCGGTGCATCACTCATTCCTTTGCTTGATATTCAGTTTACACCTTCTCGAAGTTTACCTTCTATCACTGTAAGTTATCGCTGGCCAGATGCTTCTGCAAAAGTAATTGAGCAAGAAGTAACTGCTCCACTAGAAGCATCATTATCTAGAATGCGAGGTTTAAAATCCATCAATTCAGTTTCAAAAAAGGGAAGTGGTGAGATAGAAATTGAATTTAAAGATGAGGTGGACATGGATGCTGCTCGTTTCGAAGTGGCGACTTACATCAGGCAGCAATATCGAAATTTTCCTGAGCAAGTTACTTATCCGCAAATTTCATTAGGGCAAACTAATAATAAATCGGCTTTAATCACTTTTACCTTGAATGCCAATGCTCCACCTTTGTACATACAGCAGGTAGCCGAGCAAAAATTAAAATCGAAGTTGGCTTTAATTAGTGGGGTAAATGAAGTTTTGGTTTATGGAGCAACCCCTTTCGAATGGGAAATTAAATTTCAGACGGAAGTAGTACAGCAGTTAGGAATTAGCGGTGATGAAATTGCATCTGCCATCAACAATTATTTTAAGAAAGAGAATTTGGGTTTAGGTCTTATAAAAGGTATTAATACTTCTGATAGAAAGATCAGACTTGAGCTCAAAACCAATGTGCCAGACCAGATAGTTTGGGATCGAATTCCAATAAAGAAAGTAGAAAATAGGATTATTCAGTTAGGAGATATTGCACATGTCCGCTATGTAGAACAAGCTCCAAGCAGGTATTTTAGAATCAATGGATTAAATACCATCAACATTGTGGTTTATCCGGAAGATCATGTAAACACCATCCAGTTGGCTGAAGCTGTACTTGAAAAAATGGAAAGTCTTAAGCAGGAATTACCAGTCG contains:
- a CDS encoding efflux RND transporter permease subunit, with the protein product MVKFLLYRPIALTMSYIAVLMLGVVAMLNLPVSLIPEMDIPVITVQVNAENLSARELESTAIKPLRNSLMQIAHLVDIQSNTRDGLGVIQLQMEYGTDIDYAFIDVNEKIDQAMNDFPREIDHPKALKASASDVPVFYLNLALKNTGTPFKTTSEFYPVPQRFVELSGFADNVIKKRLEQQASVAMVDMSGLVTQELLIIPNLNKLNALGITLTQFEEQIKSMELELSNLTVKNAQYQYNIRFANSLQNKTDIENIHLKIDDHLLQLKDVAEVMAHPESMNGMVTSREQNIVTLAIIKQSDAKMEDLKEGLHELVNHFEQDYPDILFSINRDQTALLDYSISNVEQSLFWGAFFAFIVMFFFLKDLKSPLLIGITIPTSLVVSLLFFNLAGLSINIISLSGLVLGIGMMIDNSIIVIDNITQHYERSKDLVSACINGTNEVIRPMLSSVLTTCAVFIPLIFISGIAGAMFYEQALSVTIGLFVSLIVSITLLPVYFKLFYERKSKKDNLLTAISKITLFNYADVYEKGLRFTLRNQLVVWVLFLSMLGLSVLLFVTVKKENLPEIAQTETILKIDWNEPVHIEENKKRIYTILSQVQQLYIDEVSQIGTQQFLLNSEAAASASESQVYIKANNTEDLARLTSDLTQSINQNYPDATFEFLASENIFTLIFSGDSYPLTAKLRPVDITPNTNENLQALLLKLHPVIKENYVQSTAWQEYVQINVDPLKLMLYDISLQTLYTKLKSAFGEHEIITINEGQHFIPVVFGGRPKSYKEVIASLEITNEDNKVIPVSSLLRESRSLDLKDVSAGKEGEYFPLNLQLPVEAGELMMDEIRKVVSHDKNFEVSFEGEIFSNQELVKEFATIMLISVLLLYFILASQFESLTLPFIVLLEIPIDIFGVLLVLSVFGESLNLMSLIGIIVMSGIIINDSILKIDTINQLRKEGYPLMKALVVAGQRRLKPILMTSLTTVLALVPFLFTSGLGADLQRPMAIAIIGGMTIGTIVSLYFIPLFYFYLNRKGTNSNAAV
- a CDS encoding TolC family protein; translation: MQQFNFQHSIFKPSRLIAIFLLSVQFAFAQQTDQMSIEEVIDRATTTSLLALKSTNIYLAGYWQYNSYKASLLPQVNLKLTPVDYNRSFSQQWNSNEEAFAYYETQTLNNYSTVSIDQNLAFSGGTLSLQSSLDHLENLTDDQYSAFNASPVQLAYTQPILGFNDFKWKKKLSPLAYELAKREYLEVMQQARLFAINYYFDLLIAQVSLEIAKSNQATSDTLYHIGLKRFEIASITKEDLLNLELNKYSASIEVARTGKEVKVAQYNLTSFLGMSKDALITPMIPENNFVKNIPLEKAIENGMRYNPEPLRLEESMLEAEKNLDQINKDTRFNANVVAQFGLNNSDKTLRQTYNNLTNRQAVAVGIQIPLVDWGQGKGERMLALKQMEVAQIEMEQSKMDFEQEIVLNVIDYNLQHQLVENALRAAEISEEAYQLTKKRFILGNVDVLKLNASAEARQQEKESYIDALYNLWRVYYEIQELTLFDYGKDTPLSADFDSMIK